The DNA segment CTTAGTGAGTATTGGAATCATAACAATCATTACAATAATTGCAATAATACTATCTAAACAGGTGAACCAGGTTCGTCATTACTTTCACCAACCAATTCACAACATGTTACGCATACTCGTTGTACATTTACGCTCCatacgtttgttttgttattttagtCCAGTGTGAGGAAGAATGCTTGTTGAGGTCTAATTAGTCTATACTCCAGAACGTAGAGCGGGAATTAACATAGGGACTAAGTTTGAATGATTCGATCTGTCTGGTATTTTGTCTATTACGCATATCTATGCTATCGTGGTGTAAAGCATCTCACGGTTAGCAATTATCTGtcggaaaaaataaattaattaatgtaaCAATAGCcataattaataatttcaatATCTAGCTTGAACACGATCAAGCGTCTAACGTACGAAAGGAAAACGACAGCTTAAGAGTTCAAAAGCGGCACCATCTTCATTGTTTGATAATGTTATCATATCTTGCTGATTTCTGCAACGATGCCTTGATTGTTGACTATTTTGGATCTAATTTACTTACTACGCAGTACAAATTAGCTCTCTTCATTCATCCGGACGGAACTTAAGAAACGTTTGTGCCCATTTGTGTGGCTTGTATTTTGATTATAACAGATCTTTCATCGTGAAATTTGTGCGTATTTCCGTAAGTAGCTACAttgctttttattattcatttttaacaaatttgcATTCAATACTAAGCGTTGCTAATGGTCTTGTTcatcttctttggctcaacaaccgttgtcggtctaggcctgcctgtaccacttgtggagttggctttcagtgacgtATGGTTTACTCCCCATAGCATGATAGTCGTCAGCCCTaccgtatgggggcacggtccttTTGgcggcatgttgttaagtcgtaagAGTTGACGACAGTACCACGAGGCCGGACTAATGGTTGCTAATGGTCACTTTTGCTAAAGAAATCCGCATTCTTGCTCACTATATAGGACACGTCGTGTCTGTCGCACCAATTGAGATTACATGTGCTTCaaatctttgttttttcttccaccaGTGAAAATTGATCTAACAATCCAAGATTCCGATTCCGTTGTAGGTTTGCATTGAGCATTAATTGCACTAAATAACACAGACAAAAGATCATGCTTGAATTGAATATGACAACATTCTTTTGAAGAGTTATTGAAGTTATCAAACTTAATTGTCAATCGTTTTCTATTCAGCGTCGTCATACTTTGGAAACACGTATCGGTTTGTCCATCAACATTTTAAATGTAACATGTAACATAAGTACCACCAACCGCTGTTGATTTGAATGAGCAAATCAGGCAAAATTAACAGTTGCTCAAATAATGCTACTTAGAAACTACTCTTATCTTCAATATCGATTGATAATTTGTTCGATTTATAGGCTTatttgatagttttttttatcactttcCCAATGAAGGAAACAGGATGACGCAGGATTGTGGAGCACAACGTTGGCGCTAATAAATTTGTGCTAGATTTAGTGTTTCTTTAGTTTCCATGAATAAGTGGATGGAAATAGATTCGTTTATCTTACACCGTTGCTAAATCATAAGAAGGTTAAATGTTGCCTGTGAACACAATTTTAACTCGCTACGTAcaataattcaaaattatcTACATCTCaacaatgctgctgctgcctgctacTTTTTGGGGATTGTTTATTTAGCCTAACCAATCCGCTAGAAACGACAATCATCAGCTGCCCTGTGGATAAATTGGTACATTAACAAAACGGATTAGTGTTTAAAGATACATCGTACGATGAAGATCACACTTACATCCGGTGAAATGTCTGCATGAATCCAGGTGTACAAAGGTTTACGTATTAAGTTTACCAACTGATAATGCAGTGAATTCAGTCCATCGCTATCGAAGCGTTTAGCTCCATTTACTAATTTTTCGTATCTATGGATTGATGATATGAAAGCGTTACAAttgatgcaaaaataaattaataacaaaaacagaTTCGCACATGGTGGAATGTCAGTAGTACGATCTATTTGATACTTACCGCTTAGGGTTagctttctcttttttatgtGATAGCATCGTATATCGTGCTATGTTCACCGGGTACCTAGCGATGTGGAAACCGACATGTTTTAGcctaaaatattgaaaatagaGCAATATTACTTTACTTCTTACATATTACTACAACAGTTACGAACCGGTTCGACATGTCGTCATCCTCTCCACCCCACCCCCAAAACGCGTTGGAGAATCCGTTCACCATTCGGAACTGTTTCTCTGTCATGGCTGagacaccgccaaagatggtaCTGTACGGTAGCTTGAAACCGAAGGTATCAACAGCGACCGACATGTGACGTGGTTGGTCCGGGCACGTATAGAGATTACGATCATCCATGGGAAGCAGATCGATATCGTGAAATACCATACATTCCCAGTTCTTTTGCTTCATCGCTTCCACAAAGCCAATGTTCATGAGGGCGGCACGATTGAACGAGGATCCAGCAGTCTGCTCCACTATGTATATGCCGTACTCGAGCTGTTGCTTCATCAATAGTGCATGGATATTCTTGAGGAAGATTGGTAAGTGCTTTTCACGATCACGGTATGGTACGATGATGGCTACACGGTTTCGGGCGGTACAGTCCGGCGGTACGTACTGGCCACCAGGCTGCAGCTTATCGGCGAACCGGCTTTCTACCGCGCTCAGAGACTCAAACGCCACATCCACTGTAATGGGTCCGTCTGAAAAGCGTTGGTTGTGCAATGGTTACAGTAAGAGATGTATTCAACATGATTCATAATATTGATACTTACCAAGGTTTGGAGGAATCGGTGGACAGCTGTCAATGGTAAACCTGTCCGACAAATTATTATCGTTTGTGCTGCTTCCATCCCGTTGTGTAGGTTCATTCTTCAGTGGCTCCTGCTTCAGAGCGGTTACCATGGAGGCATTGTGCGCAAAGTTAGTGGCATCTTCGGCCgaggatttgtttgttttcactttGATCTCTTTTTCAGACTTCACATTACTCTGCCCAGAGACATTGCCTACAATACTTATGCTACTGCTAAAATGACTACTTACGCTACCAGAACTAATGCTAGGAGTTGCAATCGAAgagaaattattatttatcttATCACTGTTCAGTTCATACTGTGCAGATACCGTAGTAGCTGTGcgattggttggttgtttttcaagattttttatcacattttGAATTTCAAGGTTATTGTGCTGAACGCTTGttccatttactacactagaCGACTGATTCGGTTGGGAAGCTCCCGGACTCTCCGCTGGATAGTTGGGCGTGTTCGATACGGATGCGTCGCGCCTCGATGCATCGGAGGAATCATAATTTACAGGATGGCCATCGGTGTTGTACTGTTCATTTGTGTTCTCATTTTTATCGTTACCTGCAGTGGACGTGGAAAAATGTGATTCTATGCTGCCGTGTGTTCGTTTGGGCCATTGGGTTACACTGCACAGGACATACAATCAGACGATGCTAGAGTTATAACACATTCGCTTTTGAGGGGGGATAGTATCATAGTAGGCTTACCCTAGCTTCAAGCGTGAATATCTGTTGGTGTCACTAGAGCTGTCTAGCTTGGAGTTTAGGAGATTTAACAGAATTAGCAAAAACCCCGCTCCCAACGCTGCCTTAATAGCAAGCGTGCGGTTACAGAACGCCATGGGTCCATTTACGTAGACAGATGGTCAGCAGTGGAGATCTCTTCCTTGTACTACAGTGCATCAATTTCTAGGTGCCGGGAGAATCTGTTGGGCGTAGATACAAAACTTTGCATTACTTTTGTGTTATTAACTAAGTCGGAACTAAGTCGCAAGATCTTTTTCAGAACAAGGAAATACACAGATCGGTAGATTAGAATAGCAgcattacaaaaataataaaataaataacccAAGCTGATGAAActtgaaacaataaatatttaaaccatTTAACATAATTATGTTTCAGGTTTGTGGGGTGTCGGCAGATATTATGGACGTCATTTAGGTTTCTGTAAAATCCGGATTAGATTTGTTACCTATTCAACAtacaaatttctttttttatagcTCTTTATACCAGCGATCGGCAAAATTCGGCTCGCCACCCGCATGCGGCTCTTTGATATTGAGAGCGCGGCTCTAAACCATATATTCATATAttcatatatttcatatatttcataGAACTTTCACACTTTTTGCCTCTTGATTTAACAATTTGAATCTTCACGTGAAACtaattttttttagaatttgTCTCTATTGGTCGCAACGTTTTGTACGTTAGAAGCACTGTACAAATAAAACGGCAATACACTGCGCACCGGCATTTCGTCAACAGTAGCTAACACCAAATCAAAACGATTATGATGTAATATAGTCTATTTTGTGGTCAATATTGTGTTATTGTATACTTTTAATAATGTTGATTTATAGCTAGTTACACGTGTAAATACTGTTTGATTAGAAATTCAGAGCACCGACTTTCCTAATTATCGAGtccaaaaaaaagacattgaTTCCAATTTTATGTATATGGAACGAGTTTACTCTTTGGACAGTGATTTCGTTGTTTTCCGATCTATTGCACTATTTTTCACAGAAATTTAATAGGCCTGCAATTTGCAAGAAGATAGTTTTAACTGTGTGTCTTGCTATAATGTATCGTTGAATTATTTTATCAAATGGCAAATAGGTAAGATGTCTTTCGTACACCTTTCCTAGTCTTGGCAAAGGGCTTGTTTACCTTCTAAATTTACTTGTTATCAAAGCAACACTTCAGAAGTACAAGTGGAAAAGCATACACATCTCTTCCTCTCTTCTCGCTCCGTTTCTCTCTTCTTCACTGTAAATTGTACACTTTAGTAAAACTTATAAATAAGAAGAACTAATTCGACAAAAGTTTCCAAAAATTGTTCACCTTCCAGTTGGAATTGTATTGAACTCACTTGATCAGATGAACCGTGGCCGTGATTTTCACCTTTGATCACCTTCGATTATGAACGATGCGTACACCTCTTGGCCATCACGATGTGGCATAAGTTTTCACGGTAGCGGTTTAGGTGTAGACTGCATATGGTTTACGGGATCAGTAATCAATAATACACCAAAGTTGAATCACTCATACCGCAGTGGACCGTATGCGTAACTTGCTGCTGTAGATGGAATATTCGATTTTTCGCTTGGGATGTTGTACTTTTGCTGCAAGTGATTGTTTacaattgcttttttttctattgccGTTTCACCGAGGATAAAGCATGTGGACGATTGTTTGGTGAATATATAGCACAGTTTGCTATCCAAATGAGGAAATCAAACTCACAGGGCAAAGGGCCGGCTAATGCACCGCAATTTTGTGTTATTTCGCTGGTCACCAAAATGTTGTTTGTGTCTAGCGTAGCACCTGATGTACCAGTGATAGGCGAAACGGCAGAAGTATCGCTGGAAGAAACAGGGAAGGAAGGTGGTACTACAAATGACATTTGATTGTTGTTGGGCTATTTACGTAAACGTCAAACCCAACATGACCCAAAGTGTCATGTTTTCAAAATTAGCGCTTATTTTGTAATGCACTGTTAATTCTTGTCTCGAGGATTCGTAAAGTAGTGAATGGAGAACGAGCCATTTTTGGAAGTATGAAAGTAATTGAACATTGCCGAAATATAGCTCTGTACGTTTATTTtgggccgtccacaaggaaagaggaggcgtggtaggctcAAATTCAGGTgacaagatggcgtggaggcgttaagaccgggataacggactggcagacgaaggcgcgagaccgtgagcggtttcggaacactcctgaggcaggccaataCCGCAAaccggttgtagcgccggataagtaagtaagtacatttattttgagaacatatttttgataGCGTTCTGTGGTATGTTTTGTGCTGCGAGTCCATACAGACTGCCTTGTCCTTACATTTAAACGGGACCTGGTCCTGGACTAATTTTTACCGGATCAATTCTAAAGCTTGCGTAACTATCTAAGGTTAGCGCATTTTAGTCATCTCCCTTCCTATcgcataaattaaaacaaatgagCACAATTGTTCCCATTGATACGGTTGAACGAAATGTCACACTTTAAGAATATCCACAAAAATACACCCGGAACAGTTGTATTGTATTGATGATCGGTGGTTTTTGTAAAGAAATTCTATATGAGGGTTGGACACAGTCAATAAATGAATACATTAAGTATTGTTTTACCAGTGGTTAGATTGGTGAATAAGTGTATTTCGAGTTAGTTCGAATGTGCGACATTCCACAGAAGCAGTATATTAGTTAGTAAGGCATTTCAATCTCATTTGCATGTTGCATGACAAAAAGGAGCTTAGCGGTATCGTATTGAAACGTAAGTCGATTACTTCTTCGCTTTTGTAACTGGTGGTTTAATAGCCATCAGCGAACAAAGCTTGTTGCGTATTTGGCGAGCTTCCTCGAGTTCACCGTCCCACTTTTCCTCGCTTAAGCAGACCAACACCTCGTCGAGATTTTCCTCCGGTATGGTTGTTTGGTCTCCGTAAACGAGCAGAGTTTCGTACATTTTTAGAGCTGTCTCACGGCGGATATTAACGCACACCATTCCGAGGTACACGACTAGTTTACTTAATACTCGCTTGCAGATTTTTGGCGCCAGCATTAGGGCACAATAAACGGGAATGGAATCGATATGCTTTTTGGTGTGCGTTATCAAATCGTTCACCAGGTTGAATATTGGTTCAGCAAAACCGAGCGCGCTTTCTTCCGACACCAGCAACACCTTGGCGTTGGCGGAAGAGTTTAACAGTTCGGCCAGGAATTGAAATGTGGACGTAATGAATAGGGTGTCTTTCactgttttttcttttaaaatttttagAACCACCGTGCCGAAGGTTTCTATAAAACTTTGATGCGTTTTTAAATAGTCGTTCAAAATTTTGGACGCACACGTATGCAGCGATTCGGTCGGTGCACCGACACTCAGTATCAATCCGGCGGACACCTGCTCCACATAAGGGTTTATGCCTAGCAGTTCAATGAACATTGGGAATGTGTGATGCGGAAATAGCCACAGTACCTCCGTCGTGTCGCGTGGAAAGATTCTCTGCAGTTCCTGCCTATGGGTCATGTGTGGAATTTCTGGCTCGTGGTATATGAGCGAGGTGAACGTTTTACCAGCGACGGCACGGATTTTATCGATTCGTTCAACCGATTGCTTCGCTATGGCAATCATTGCATCCTGCACGTGCTGTGGAGTGAGCAGCGAGGAGGGACACTTGGTCAGAAATGCATAGAGAGCGTTAAGGCTAGCCTCCCGAACCCACGAACCAATATCGCCTCTGTTGTCTAGTGCATACTCTTCCAGGGCTCGTAGATAGCAACCGTAGACAGGTCCGCAAAGTATGTCGTTGAATTGGGCCGAATGTGCGAATCCAACAGTCTGAACGATGTTCATCAAAGCGCGAATGCAGTCCCTGCGCAGCTCGGAGTGATTGTAGCCTACCGCAAACATTTCTGGGACCACGGTTTTCGTATCAATCACCATTACGATATCGTGCAAGCGCAGCTCCAGCATAAACAGTGGCAATGCACCAAGTGCGGATACAATGCCTTGTGCTTTGTGTTCAATTTGCGTGTCGCCCATCTCTCTGATGTAATTATCGATCAGACTTCCCAAACGATCAGCGGGTTCCGCCTTGTAGTAAGCGTCACAAAATCTCGAAAATGCCACCGTAGCCTGTTCGCGCGTCGTCGACTTTTCGTCGATAATGCTTTCATCCAGCAACAGTTGCCAGGATTCTATAGAAGAGAAAGTATCAGTTGGGGAGTGTAAATAGTGATTTACAGGCAGGCTCTactatatgtatatgtatttACCTAAATATTCTCTCTGGGTGATCGGTAGCTTAGCTTCGCTACAGTTTCGTATGAAACTGGCACAACCGTGTTTCATGTAGGTTCCGCTCATCCCCTTGAATTGTCCACGCTGCCTATACTTTCCAATCAATTGGCCTGCCAATTCGATAATTGTATCGTTTACGAAACATCCTTGTTCCCCGTCGGTGTGCGTTGCTATGGTGAGCTTTTGCAGAGCGTTAATTACTTCCCCAATCGCCAGTACGGCACCGTGGCGTGTGTTGAGTTCGGTAGACTCTGCGAGCTGAAATAATTGCGGcaacaccgtgttttgcaTGTATTGCGGGGCGTGTTTGGTGAGATTATTTAATGCCTGCGCAGATAGCTCGCGTATATTCGTATCCCAATGATTGATTTTGCGAGATATGAGATGATCTGAAACAGAAACGGTAACGATACATGATCAATATAGAGTGTGCATACATCAGAATTAAAAGAGTAGCATTGCAGCACTCACCGATTAAATTATACTTATATTCATCAAATTTTGCGATATATTCGCTTATGTTCAGAAATGCATTACTTCGTACCGCGACGGAGAAAAAATCTGCTGTGGTAAGAATGTCGATGCCGTGCGGGAAATTGCCCAACCGTCCTACGCTCTCTTGGAAGGCAGCAGATGCGGCACGTCTACAATTGATTTCACGATCGAAAACGGCCGTCACTAAAAGTGCCGAAGCAATACGTTCTACAAACGGCTGCAGAACTGACGGGTGGTACGCCCTGGCGAATGCCCAGCTCATATAACATGCCGCATCCCGTATGTTTTGTCCCACATTGCGGTATCCTTGAATTTCATCGTACACTAGCGCCTGCAACAGCAATGGAACAATTTCCGACAAGCGAGAGGGCAACAGTAGACCCC comes from the Anopheles coluzzii chromosome 2, AcolN3, whole genome shotgun sequence genome and includes:
- the LOC120950591 gene encoding beta-1,4-N-acetylgalactosaminyltransferase bre-4, with translation MAFCNRTLAIKAALGAGFLLILLNLLNSKLDSSSDTNRYSRLKLGVTQWPKRTHGSIESHFSTSTAGNDKNENTNEQYNTDGHPVNYDSSDASRRDASVSNTPNYPAESPGASQPNQSSSVVNGTSVQHNNLEIQNVIKNLEKQPTNRTATTVSAQYELNSDKINNNFSSIATPSISSGSVSSHFSSSISIVGNVSGQSNVKSEKEIKVKTNKSSAEDATNFAHNASMVTALKQEPLKNEPTQRDGSSTNDNNLSDRFTIDSCPPIPPNLDGPITVDVAFESLSAVESRFADKLQPGGQYVPPDCTARNRVAIIVPYRDREKHLPIFLKNIHALLMKQQLEYGIYIVEQTAGSSFNRAALMNIGFVEAMKQKNWECMVFHDIDLLPMDDRNLYTCPDQPRHMSVAVDTFGFKLPYSTIFGGVSAMTEKQFRMVNGFSNAFWGWGGEDDDMSNRLKHVGFHIARYPVNIARYTMLSHKKEKANPKRYEKLVNGAKRFDSDGLNSLHYQLVNLIRKPLYTWIHADISPDGS
- the LOC120951405 gene encoding tubulin-specific chaperone D yields the protein MVESTMEDYKGDDGPQNVLDAFQENDKLRVLKLIDGLHDKSVTEDDFEHAYEEYSGIFSKYQEQPHLLDQSLEEIVNQIIPYLQESDVELTIKHRASKYLYQLCKVRTFKAFVKNLPHEVRHLPFVLSLVEQQNLDDWQNWETRYMGLLWLSLLVLNPFDLSRLDALDAGCATTMERIYELCKANCLKDDSCSPVVAFLVARFVIRNDVKMVYLEKMFDWAMTVNVDYRVDVKLGPLSAIACILKHGKREDLLPYVKRLSNWVLQLDYDTISKDFKVYKTCIKICQRIGLVLLPPKIAKWRYQRGARSLLANVQKTVTLASLKEVQQTESLPECSEEEEDVDDEEVPADIEEIIERLLHGLKGNSTIVRWSSAKGIGRITNRLPKLLGDEVVSSVIELLNPLEQDDAWHGACLALAELAKRGLLLPSRLSEIVPLLLQALVYDEIQGYRNVGQNIRDAACYMSWAFARAYHPSVLQPFVERIASALLVTAVFDREINCRRAASAAFQESVGRLGNFPHGIDILTTADFFSVAVRSNAFLNISEYIAKFDEYKYNLIDHLISRKINHWDTNIRELSAQALNNLTKHAPQYMQNTVLPQLFQLAESTELNTRHGAVLAIGEVINALQKLTIATHTDGEQGCFVNDTIIELAGQLIGKYRQRGQFKGMSGTYMKHGCASFIRNCSEAKLPITQREYLESWQLLLDESIIDEKSTTREQATVAFSRFCDAYYKAEPADRLGSLIDNYIREMGDTQIEHKAQGIVSALGALPLFMLELRLHDIVMVIDTKTVVPEMFAVGYNHSELRRDCIRALMNIVQTVGFAHSAQFNDILCGPVYGCYLRALEEYALDNRGDIGSWVREASLNALYAFLTKCPSSLLTPQHVQDAMIAIAKQSVERIDKIRAVAGKTFTSLIYHEPEIPHMTHRQELQRIFPRDTTEVLWLFPHHTFPMFIELLGINPYVEQVSAGLILSVGAPTESLHTCASKILNDYLKTHQSFIETFGTVVLKILKEKTVKDTLFITSTFQFLAELLNSSANAKVLLVSEESALGFAEPIFNLVNDLITHTKKHIDSIPVYCALMLAPKICKRVLSKLVVYLGMVCVNIRRETALKMYETLLVYGDQTTIPEENLDEVLVCLSEEKWDGELEEARQIRNKLCSLMAIKPPVTKAKK